A portion of the Lathamus discolor isolate bLatDis1 chromosome 5, bLatDis1.hap1, whole genome shotgun sequence genome contains these proteins:
- the RNF146 gene encoding E3 ubiquitin-protein ligase RNF146 isoform X2 — translation MAGCGEIDHSINMLPTNRKTNESCANAAPSLTVPECAICLQTCVHPEIPEDFLDKPTLLSPEELKAASRGNGEYAWYYEGRNGWWQYDERTSRELEDAFSKGKKSTEMLIAGFLYVADLENMVQYRRNEHGRRRKIKRDIIDIPKKGVAGLRLDCDANTVNLARESSADGADSTPTLGAAAGQPLASVSARPLPSLDGQLMSPSTPSPDASNSLENSFAHLQISEDSMAERSHRGEGEEDHESSSSGRVPAPDTSVEETESDASSDSEDVSAHLQQRLSSVQQRHLNASASQLGADRPVAGGGTSVRSRRPDGQCTVTEV, via the exons ATGGCTGGCTGTGGCGAAATAGATCATTCAATCAACATGCTTCCCACAAATAGGAAGACGAATGAGTCGTGTGCTAATGCAGCACCTTCCCTGACAGTCCCTGAATGTGCTATCTGCCTGCAAACGTGTGTGCATCCA GAGATCCCAGAGGATTTTCTTGACAAGCCAACCCTGTTGTCACCAGAAGAACTcaaagcagcaagcagaggCAATGGAGAATATGCTTGGTACTATGAAGGTAGAAATGGTTGGTGGCAATATGATGAACGTaccagcagagagctggaagatGCCTTTTCCAAGGGTAAAAAGAGCACTGAAATGCTAATTGCCGGGTTTTTATATGTAGCAGACCTTGAAAATATGGTTCAGTATAGGAGAAATGAGCACGGACGCCGCAGAAAAATAAAACGGGACATAATAGATATACCAAAGAAGGGAGTGGCCGGGCTGAGGTTGGACTGTGACGCTAACACTGTCAACCTGGCAAGAGAGAGCTCCGCTGATGGTGCAGACAGCACACCGACTCTGGGGGCTGCGGCTGGGCAGCCTCTAGCGTCCGTTTCTGCTAGGCCCTTGCCATCACTAGATGGTCAACTGATGAGTCCTTCAACGCCATCACCTGATGCGAGCAATTCCCTAGAGAACTCTTTTGCCCACTTGCAAATAAGTGAAGACAGTATGGCTGAAAGGAGTCacaggggagagggagaagaagaCCATGAATCATCATCTTCTGGTAGGGTGCCAGCCCCTGACACCTCTGTTGAGGAGACCGAGTCGGATGCTAGCAGCGATAGTGAGGATGTGTCTGCGCACCTTCAGCAGCGCCTGTCCTCTGTCCAGCAGAGACACTTGAATGCAAGTGCAAGCCAGTTGGGAGCGGATAGACCAGTGGCAGGGGGCGGGACAAGTGTAAGATCTAGAAGGCCGGATGGACAGTGCACAGTCACTGAAGTTTAG
- the RNF146 gene encoding E3 ubiquitin-protein ligase RNF146 isoform X1, producing the protein MAGCGEIDHSINMLPTNRKTNESCANAAPSLTVPECAICLQTCVHPVSLPCKHVFCYLCVKGASWLGKRCALCRQEIPEDFLDKPTLLSPEELKAASRGNGEYAWYYEGRNGWWQYDERTSRELEDAFSKGKKSTEMLIAGFLYVADLENMVQYRRNEHGRRRKIKRDIIDIPKKGVAGLRLDCDANTVNLARESSADGADSTPTLGAAAGQPLASVSARPLPSLDGQLMSPSTPSPDASNSLENSFAHLQISEDSMAERSHRGEGEEDHESSSSGRVPAPDTSVEETESDASSDSEDVSAHLQQRLSSVQQRHLNASASQLGADRPVAGGGTSVRSRRPDGQCTVTEV; encoded by the coding sequence ATGGCTGGCTGTGGCGAAATAGATCATTCAATCAACATGCTTCCCACAAATAGGAAGACGAATGAGTCGTGTGCTAATGCAGCACCTTCCCTGACAGTCCCTGAATGTGCTATCTGCCTGCAAACGTGTGTGCATCCAGTAAGTCTGCCTTGTAAACATGTTTTCTGCTATCTGTGTGTGAAGGGAGCTTCTTGGCTTGGGAAACGATGTGCACTTTGCCGGCAGGAGATCCCAGAGGATTTTCTTGACAAGCCAACCCTGTTGTCACCAGAAGAACTcaaagcagcaagcagaggCAATGGAGAATATGCTTGGTACTATGAAGGTAGAAATGGTTGGTGGCAATATGATGAACGTaccagcagagagctggaagatGCCTTTTCCAAGGGTAAAAAGAGCACTGAAATGCTAATTGCCGGGTTTTTATATGTAGCAGACCTTGAAAATATGGTTCAGTATAGGAGAAATGAGCACGGACGCCGCAGAAAAATAAAACGGGACATAATAGATATACCAAAGAAGGGAGTGGCCGGGCTGAGGTTGGACTGTGACGCTAACACTGTCAACCTGGCAAGAGAGAGCTCCGCTGATGGTGCAGACAGCACACCGACTCTGGGGGCTGCGGCTGGGCAGCCTCTAGCGTCCGTTTCTGCTAGGCCCTTGCCATCACTAGATGGTCAACTGATGAGTCCTTCAACGCCATCACCTGATGCGAGCAATTCCCTAGAGAACTCTTTTGCCCACTTGCAAATAAGTGAAGACAGTATGGCTGAAAGGAGTCacaggggagagggagaagaagaCCATGAATCATCATCTTCTGGTAGGGTGCCAGCCCCTGACACCTCTGTTGAGGAGACCGAGTCGGATGCTAGCAGCGATAGTGAGGATGTGTCTGCGCACCTTCAGCAGCGCCTGTCCTCTGTCCAGCAGAGACACTTGAATGCAAGTGCAAGCCAGTTGGGAGCGGATAGACCAGTGGCAGGGGGCGGGACAAGTGTAAGATCTAGAAGGCCGGATGGACAGTGCACAGTCACTGAAGTTTAG